From a region of the Gossypium raimondii isolate GPD5lz chromosome 10, ASM2569854v1, whole genome shotgun sequence genome:
- the LOC105775349 gene encoding protein ACCELERATED CELL DEATH 6, with the protein MAQDSCIIIPSQQPQPPVEAITFMECDSLKAAEDGDMLLFNKYHGDLHYLENSEASGSWWRTMLRMKDKADNTAFHMAVECPPDDIDVVRLLVKELELDPEFSLSANKSGETPLYIAAMTSYATDKKGRTPIHYTANFGNYSAVEQLLEMDASAAYVRDEERKMTALHMAAWGSDVHRTTIQNFLYGKDVNGNTPLDVFSMFLHSGPSAASSNVLTSLELEKREILKEIGNNAGEEGIRHHKSFRENMGNDNNPSTLKEVVDKLRETHLLVAALVATVAFTAANAVPGGYKADDKGTVDEGTAILSQLRL; encoded by the exons ATGGCGCAAGATTCATGCATAATTATTCCCTCTCAACAGCCTCAGCCACCAGTAGAGGCTATCACCTTTATGGAATGTGATTCATTAAAAGCCGCTGAAGATGGTGACATGCTACTTTTTAACAAGTACCATGGCGATCTTCATT ACCTGGAGAATTCGGAAGCAAGTGGTAGCTGGTGGAGGACGATGCTGAGAATGAAGGATAAGGCGGACAATACTGCTTTCCATATGGCTGTTGAATGTCCTCCAGATGACATTGATGTGGTGCGACTGCTGGTGAAGGAATTGGAATTGGATCCTGAGTTTTCATTGTCTGCTAATAAAAGCGGTGAGACTCCACTCTACATAGCTGCCATGACAAGTTATG CAACAGACAAGAAAGGGCGGACTCCGATTCACTACACCGCGAATTTCGGTAACTATTCAGCTGTAGAACAGTTGTTGGAAATGGATGCATCGGCAGCTTACGTAAGGGATGAAGAGAGAAAGATGACGGCGCTTCACATGGCAGCTTGG GGCAGCGATGTACACAGAACCAcaattcagaattttttatatGGAAAGGATGTCAATGGGAACACGCCGTTGGAtgtcttttccatgtttttgcaTTCTGGACCCTCTGCTGCTTCGTCTAATGTGTTAACTTCCCTTGAACTTGAG AAACGCGAAATATTGAAAGAAATAGGGAATAATGCAGGAGAGGAAGGGATCCGACATCACAAATCCTTCCGTGAGAATATGGGGAATGATAATAATCCCTCGACCTTGAAGGAAGTAGTAGATAAACTGAGAGAAACCCATTTGTTGGTGGCAGCGCTTGTAGCAACCGTCGCTTTCACTGCTGCCAATGCCGTACCTGGTGGATACAAGGCTGATGATAAGGGTACTGTCGATGAGGGCACTGCAATATTGAGTCAACTCCGCCTTTAA